The Anolis sagrei isolate rAnoSag1 chromosome 10, rAnoSag1.mat, whole genome shotgun sequence genome contains the following window.
tcatttgagtccacagtgctctctggatgtaggtgaactacaactctaaaaccaaaggacagtgtccaccaaacccttccagtattttctgttggtcatgggagttctgtgtgcccccATCTCCAAATCAATGCCCActaactcttccagtattttctgttagtcatctGACttctttgttccaagtttggttcaattccatcattagtggagttcagaatgctctttggttgtaagttAACTCTCAattcaagcaactacaactcccaaatggcaaaatcaatcccccctccaaccccacaagtattcaaatttgggcttattgggtatttgtgccaaatttggttcagtgcatgaaaatgcatcctgcatattagatatttacattacggttcataacagtagcaaaattgccgTTAtgaaagtagtaatgaaaattattctatggttgggggtcaccacaacatcttgaactgtattaaggggtcatggcaataggaaggttgagaaccactgcctcaaACAGCTAAATCACTCGGTCTCCATTTTGCACTGGACTTGCTGTACTTGTTGCCTCGCTTCTGGTGTCGGTCCCAGTTGGGGCTTCCGATGCCGGCAACTGTGTCTTTGCCCCCGGGAAGGTGGGCTGGGGcttcttcttctgcctctgcCAGGACCTCCGGCTCAGCTTGGGACCTCTGTCCTGCTCTGCGGCATTTGGCTCGGAGCACATGGCAGACCTCCACCACGTTGAGGAGGAGCGAGAGGCAGGCCGCGGCCAGCATGAAGAGGATGAAGATGGTCTTCTCGGTAGGCCGCGAGATGTAGCAGTTGACGGCGTTGGGGCAGGGCCAACGGCTGCAGGTGTAGAGGGGCTGCAGGCCGAAGCCGTAGAGAAAGTACTGACCGAGGATGAAGCCCACCTCCAGCAAGGCCTTGAAGACAACGTTGCAGAGGTAGGTCTGCAGCACGGCTCCTTGTAGGCGAATCCGGCCACAGGGATCACGAAGGGGGTTGCCAGCCGCAGAGCGACCCCGCTCCCTTTCCTCCTTGCGCACCAGGTGCAGGACGTGGCCCAAGTAGACCAGGCTTGGGGTGGAGACGAAGATGATCTGCAGCACCCAGAAGCGGACGTGGGAGATGGGGAAGGTCTGGTCGTAGCAGACGCTCTGGCAGCCGGGCTGCTTGGTGTCGCAGGAGAAGTTGGACTGCTCGTCCCCCCAGACCTTTTCGGCGGCCGCTCCCAGGACCAGGATGCGGAAGATGAAGAGCACCGTCAGCCAGACCTTGCCCACCTCCGTGGAATGCTCCTGCGCGCTCTCCAGCAGCCGGCCCAGGAGGTGCCACTCGCCCATCGGGCCCTGCAAGGAGAGAAGCGGCCCGTCAGAGGTCCCTGCCATCGGcagcccaccttctgccaacccaaAGGGGGCACGGGCAGGCTCAGATCACAAAATCATCAAAtcctaccacttcatcacatttactaaattccactgagtgctacacttaaacatgtgttcatcacattaggttgggttcaagtgtCAGATAGAGTATTTGCGTATTTTAAGCTTGCCAGCCAGTattcttttcaaatatttcaggagggagggtggggaagtggattttttgtAACAATCCAGATGTTTggccaattctgtaatgtgatggcattcgtTGCTCTCAGGTTTTAAATAAAAcgtttccccaatttgtgggaggggaaATTGTAGGAGAAGCCAAAAATATCCTTGTTAGGGaaagcattaccttttgctcagaGTTTTTACTTTGGCAGAAAAATCTTTTTTTCCAAGCCAAACATCTGCATCTCCCTCAGACAGATtaatggcttccagacctttgccATTTTGTTGGCCCTTCTCCGGACCCCTACCATCTTGTCCATATCCATATCTTGAATTGTCTTGTCCAGACTTGGGCGCAATATCTCAGGTGAGGTCTGGGACGACGCTTTCCCTCAATCTAGCTAGACCAACTCCACTGAATCCATAGGATTTCTAAACAGTTGACTTATTTGACCAAGGGATTCAGTGGTCGAGCTTAGTTGGTGCTCTCAATGAGAAATGTTTCCAGGCTCTGCTTCACCCAGTAGGACTCTTTGCCATTTCATCTTTCCTTCTGGTTGGGGTCATGTTGCCCTTTCGTGCCCCATTGTGCTTTTGTTCTTTGGCAGAGCCAATTGTGAGTgtgcccctctctctctccaaaacCAAGTCATTAAACCTAATGGGTCCCATTGTTGTCTCTGACCTTTAATTTGCAGAAGGGTGCCAATGTCTGCAGACTGAGCCATTAATGCCCAGGAGAAGACTCTCTGCCACCATCGTTACCCTAAATGCCCTTTATGTCACCGCTCTGTAAGCCCTCACCTTGGAAATGCAGTGTTTCTCCTTGAACTTGACAGGATCCAGAGGCTGCTGGAGCCCTTCTCTGTGCAAAATGAGTTAAGCAGAGGGCACAAGGGAGCGCAGGCAGTGAAAGCATTGCCATGCATGGAAAAAAGAGCAGCCCAAATGTGGCAAACTGTAGCTCTATTAGAGCATTTATCAACCTAGAGGTTGAGAcctctgggggggtcatgagggggtgtcaaaggggtcgccaaagaccatcagaaaaacacagtattttctgctggtcgtgggggttctgtgtgggaagtttggcccaattctatcgttggtggggttcagaatgctctttgattgcaggtaaactataaatcctagcaactacaactcccaaatgtgaaggtctattttccccaaactccaccactgtttacatttggacgtattgagtatctgtgccaagtttggtccagatccatccttgcctgagtccatagtgctctctggatgtaggtgaactacaactccaaaactcgaggtcaatggccaccaaacccttccagtattttctgttggtcatgggaattctgtgtgccaagcttggctgaattccttcattggtggaggtaagaatgttctttgattgtaggtgaactataaatcctagcaactacaactcccaaatgtgaaggtctatttccccccaatctccaccagtgttcacatttgggcatattgagtattcgtgccaagtttgctccagatctatccttgcctgagtccatagtgctctctggatgtaggtgaactacaactccaaaactcgaggttgatgtccaccaaacccttccagtattttcagttggtcataggagttctgtgtgccaagcttggctcaattccttcattggtggaggtcagaatgctctttgattgcaggtaaactataactcatagcaactacaactcccaaatgtgaaggtctatttccccccaatctccaccagtgttcacatttgggcatattgagtattcgtgccaagtttggtccagatctatccttgcttgagtccatagtgctctctggatgtaggtgaactacaactccaaaactcgaggtcaatgtccaccaaacccttccagtattttctgttggtcatgggagttctgtgtgccaagcttggctcAATTCCTTcatggtggaggtcagaatgctctttggttaaatcccaataactacaactctcaaatatgaaggtctactttcccctaatctccaccagtgttcacatttggacatattgagtattcgtgccaagtttggtccagatccatccttgcttgagtccatagtgctctctggatgtaggtgaactacaactccaaaacttgaggtcaatatccaccaaacccttccagtattttctcttggtcatgggagttctgtgtgccaagtttggttggtggagttcagaatgctctttgattgtaggtgaactataaatcccagcagctacaactcccaaatgacaacatcaatccctccACAACCCCATCAGTCTTCAAATGTGGACATATCGGgtatgtgtaccaaatttggtccagtgaatgaaaatgcatcttgcatatcagatattttcattccaattcataacaatagcaaaagtacagttatgaaagtagtaatgaaaataattttagggttgggggtcaccacaacacaaggaactgtattaaggggtcacggcattaggaaagtggtgaaccactgctctattgggATTGGGAAGATGCTGAGGATGACGAGGAGAGGGGTCTATAACTAGCTGTGAGGAAACTCACCCCTTCTAGGTGGGGAGGCTCCAAGGCTAAGCCGTTCCCATCCCAAACTCAGGATTTCTGTCCAAGGAGGAAGAAGGGCAGCAGTCTTGGGTGACGGCTCCAAAAGAGGCCCATTCCTGCAACGGACGTTGGTCTCATCCAAGATTTGTTGCCATCAGGGCTTCATGACTGACCCGTGTGCCGTCCACTGAGCGAATGTGCCTGGCCAAGAGAGCGAGGAGGGGGAGAGACAGGGGGGTAGGGCACGGGCCTTTTTATTTTTGGACCGGGCCCTTGGTTAATTATAGCCCCTCCTGCAGGGTGAATGGGCCGGGCAGCAAGGTTATATTTAGGCAGGGAGGGGGGCCTTGGAACGGCTTGCCTCCAGGAGCCACGCGGTGCTCTTGGAAGGCCCTTCATGGCCCTCATGCGCCGAGGGAGCCATGCGCCTTTCGCCACCCTCTGCCTCCCAGCAAAGTGACTTTGGAATGGAAGGAGAGTGGCGTCTCGTAGCGGCCTCCTCCTCTCGTGAGCCGGCCTTGCTTCCCTCTTATGAGTCCCACCTGAGGGATCAACCGGctaaggcagtgcttctcaaccttcgtaatgccgcgaccccttaatacagtgcctcacgttgtggtgacccccaaccataaaattattattattactacttcctaattataattgtgttactgttatgactcataatgtaaaaatctgaaatgcaggatgtattttcattcactggaccaaatttggcacaaatacccaacaacagaactccatgccgtcatgtcagccacatgactttggaggtgtctatgaacaacaccggctctttggcctagaaattgactatagagttggacacgactggacttaatgtcaggggaaaacttttaccttacgttatccaatatgcccaaatttgaatactggtggggttggagggaaaattgattatgtaatttgggagttgtagttgctgggatttataattcacctacaattaaagagcattttgaactccaccagtgatggaattggaccaaacttggcacacagaactcccacaaccaacgaaaaatactggaagggtctggtgagcactgaccttgagtttgggagttgtagttcacctgcattcagagagcattgcagactcacacaatgatggatctggaccacacttggcacagatactcaatatgccccaatgtgaacactggtggagtttggggaaaatagaccttgacatttgggatatgcagttgctgggatttatagttcacctgaaatgaAGAGCCCTTGCCTACTCTGCACCCCTGCCAGCCGGCAGGGggtcggccgccattttggaggcggcgtggccagccaatgcggcttcgcgacccccagaaattggccaaacgaccccccgaggggtcgcgacccccaggttgagaacctctgggcTAAGGGATGCTTCTCCACATTCAATGTCACCCTCCCCATTGTCACCATAGATATTGGACTCAAGGCATCAGAAGACAGCTGAGATTTCTAGAAAGATGACcccaaactgggagggagagcTGATACTCCAGAAGATCGAGTCAGAGATCGGcttggagtcagctgcattaagatcactattgaccaaaaggtcatgagttcgaagccagcccggatgaGAGTGAGCTTCCTACCATTGTGTGTAGCtttctgtcaacctttgcagcccgaaaggcagttgcatctgtcaagtagaaaaattaggtaccgcttatgcggggagggtaatttaattaatttacgatgacataaaacaggggtcctcaaactaaggcctgggggccagatacggccgtCCAAGCTCATTtaaccagccctcgctcagggtcaacctaagtctgaaacgatttgaaagcacacaacaacaacaacaacaacaacaacagcaatcctatatcatcaggcaaaagcaggcccagacttcccattgaaatacgaataagtttatatttgttaaaattgttattcattttaattaattaattaattaattaattaagaacttttatataccggtcttctcacctcctaCGAGGGACTAAGGCTGGTTTACAACAAGGGGTTCAtacacaataattttaaaaacatcacatcaataatacactacattattgtactgttttatgtcaggagtaatttagttatgtatgtgtttttcaatgtgcttctatgtattgccaagatggatgccactgtgaattggaaatgccatgcagaaatgtttatattttgaggctgtgattaagtgaacttgaaaaagtaagataaggtttgttcttgctgagaacagaagggagttgccagtctcagcaacggaagataagcagatgtgaagaggctttcggTTTTGACTAGTTCTTTGGTTATGAACCAAGGGTatgaaccttgggaaactataactctcatataTAACTAGATATGAAACTATAACTGCACAGTATGTAGCTATGGTATTTGaagtggggtccaagagcattcgTTCAATTAGTGTAAATGCAGCAAGAGAAGggcatggaccttgggaaactataactcccaggaggactccatcgcatggagccatggcatttaaagaggGGTGCAAGGGCATACATTCCATACTATAAATGCACCAAgagactgcacagcatggagatatggcataataataataataataattattattattattattattattattattattattattattattatgtttttgttaatgctggattgtggatcattttatattgtgtctcgaattttgaaccttgttctttctatgttgtacaccgctgtgagtcgcccccgagctgagaacagcggtatataagcaaagtaaataagtaaataaataaataaataaataataaataattgaaattagtcccaactgcatttattctccagtgcaaatgcaaccagagaagggtatggaccttgggaaactataactctcatataTAACTAGATATGAAACTATAACTGCACAGTATgtagctatggtatttaaagtggggtccaagagcattcgTTCAATTAGTGTAAATGCATCAAGAGAAGggcatggaccttgggaaactataactcccaggaggactccatcgcatggagccatggcatttaaagaggGGTGCAAGGGCAtacattccatactgtaaatgcaccaagagactcctaggactgcacagcatggagatatggcataataataataataataataataataataataataataagggtatggaccttgggaaactgtaaCTCTCATATAGAACTACATATGAAACTATAACTGCATAGTATGTAGCTATGGTATTTAACGTGGGGTCCAAGCGCATTCGTTCAATTAGTGTAAATGCAGCAAGAGAAGGTTATCGACCTTgggaaactgtaactcccaggactgcacagcatggagacattgcatttttttgtcgtgtcaggagttacttgagaatctgcaagtcacttctggtgtgagagaattggctgtctgcaaggacgttgcccaggggacggccggatgtttttgatgttaccatccttgtgggaggcttctctcatgtccccgtatggggagctggagatgatagagggagctcatccgtgctctccccgggaTTTgagcctgtgacctgtcagtcttcagtcctgccagcacaagggtttaacccactgtgccaccgggggctccatcacataataataataataataataataataataataataataataataataataaaccttctCACTTGGCTTTTCCATTcaacacaaggcacagacatatcgtcgaaggaagggaaggaaaaaacccacaaaggctatttaaaaaaaagaaattgtgaaAACTTGGTGAACAAAAGGTAATGCTTTCCCTAACAAGAGTACTTTTGGttcctcccacaaattggggaaacgtttcattgtaaacctgggagcaactaatgccatcacattacagaaatggCCAAAGATCCGGATGATTGCAAAAAAATACACTTCCCCACCATCTCatgaaacattttgaaagaatGCTGGTCCTCACGCTTAAAATACgcaaagaatgctctatcctacacttgaagccaAACGAATGCGATGGCAGGAGGGGCTTCCCGGATTTTAAGTGTaacactcagtggaatttagtaagtgtgatgaagtggttaggGTGGTTCCCGAAATATCGTACTCCCTGAATGCCTTTTCTAAGATGTTGTTCCTAAACTACATTGGTAGTCTGGGTCCAGCTCAATACCGAAATGGCAACCCCCAAATGTGCAGAAGGAAAACAGCAGGCAAGAACTGTAAAACCATTTTAATACTGCAACTGCTTTGGTACAGTGTTTTTTGCAGCAAGTGACGACTCCAGCAGCCTGGGCGCTCTCCTTGTACCCTGCTAAAGAAGAGCATTGACCTGGCACCATTTCCCAGTGGGAGACCTCCACATTGGGAACGCCATGCAAGGTAATGTCAGCAACAGGGAGAAGCCCCATCCTTTCCACGTCTCCTCGTTGCACTCATCCAGGTCACAGAAACCCTGCTGCAAAAAGCAACCACCTTGCATTGAGTATGGCTGCAAATGTTTCCTGGTGTCCTCAACTCAAGGCAGACCTAGCTTAGAAAATTCAATGTGCAAGGAACCAAGCAGTGGGTCTGAACGCCATTCCAATGACACCCAGAGGGACAAGATTGTGCCATACTGGGCTTGATGCTACAGTTCACGTTTCCCTGCTGAGCCCAAGAAGCTGGGAGTGCTATGGCCACCGTGAGTGGGAGATCTGGAGGAAACAGAGGAGAAGAAGGGGCTTTGCAGGTGgaaagggcaggaaaagaggCATTGTTGTGCCTTAACGCTGCTCTCCACAGGCCAAAGAAGAGCAGCTACATTGAGGTGACGGTCCCCATTCCTATCACATCCACATAGGCAGGTTCTGGCCAATGGTCCCCTATTGAAGCAGGGACCAAGAGAGGCCTAGCAGTGGGAAGATGTGACTGTAGCAACGGCCACATGGCAGCATGGAGGCAACAGAAAAGGGGACTTTGGGAAGTCATGGAGAATGTGGTAGATGTCAGGTGGCTAGGGAGACCACAACAGTCCACCAAAGGAGGTATTTTGGAAGGTGGCATTGGTCATGGAAGTACGCATGGCAGTGCGTGAGTGTGGCAAGTCTCAGGAGCCTCAGGGGCCCACAGAAGGGGGTCCCACTCCTCCTATGTTCTCCAATGGTCCTCAGCAGGCCGAGCAGCGGTCCCCCTTCTCCTGGAGCCCCGAGTTTCGCCGGAGGATGTCCTTGAGGGAGCCGTCCTGCTCCGTCAGCAGCTGGTTGATCTCGTTCTGCTTGTACTCGGAGGAGAGCTTGTGGCCCAGGAAGGAGCCCTTGCCCGAGGAAGGGTTGTGGGGCTTCTGGGCACGGCGGGCACAGGCCCGGATGAGGAGGTACACCACCTCGGCCACATTGAGGACGATGCAGATGCCAGAGGTGGCCAGCATGAAGACGGTGAAGATGGTCTTCTCGGTGGGCCGCGAGATGAAACAGTCGACTGTGTTGGGGCATGGGTAGACGTCGCACTTGACCAGGCGGATCATCTGGTAGCCCGGGTAGACCATGTAGAAGATGTACATGAAGGTGGCCTCGAAGATGATGCGGAAGATCACGCTGCAGACGTAGGTCCACCACAGCGAGCCAGAGATCCGCATCTTGTGCTTCTTGACCTCCTCTAAGTGCTTGGGGTCAGCATGGCCGGTCATGACCAGGAACTTCTTCTCTTGGTGCTGCTGGTAGGCCACATGCATGGCCACCAGTAAGGCTGGTGTGGTCACCAGGATGAGCTGCAGGGCCCAGAGACGGATGTGGGAGATGGGGAAGTAGTAGTCATAGCAGACGTTCTTGCAACCGGGCTGTTGTGTGTTGCAGGTGAAGGAGGACTGCTCATCGCCCCAGACGCTCTCAGCCGCCACCACCAGAACCATGATGCGAAAGATGAAGACCACCGAGAACCAGATGCGCCCAATGGCTGTGGCATGGCGGTTCACCCCAATAACGATGGCATAGAAGCCCTCCCACTTCATGGCGCCTCAGGcctggagaggaagaaaggggaaaagtccTGGTTAGGGATCAGGAATGTGGCACAGAACCCTGTCAGAGATACATGGAGAAGCGTTCCTTCCAGAAACTCCTACGTCCTCCAGCATAACTGAAGTGCACTTGACACTTTGGCACTGTGAACTCAtataacactatgcaacacaattttttgttcctgtgttataaatgccatttcctaattggttctgtcgtaaaaacatgggaaaggtttattaaactgcaaaaactttgtttctgtgggacatgatcaagggtctggagaacaagccctatgaggagcggcttaaggagctgggtatgtttagcctgaagaagagaaggctgagaggagatatgatagccatgtataagtatgtgagaggaagccacagggaggagggagcaagcttgttttctgcttccttggagactaggacacggaacaattgcttcaaactacaagagaggagattccatctgaacacgaggaagaacttcctgaccgtgagagccgttcagcagtggaactctctgccccggagtgtggtggaagctccttctttggaagcttttaaacagaggctggatggccatctgtcaggggtgatttgaatgcaatattcctgcttcttggcagagggtttgactggatggcccatgacgtctcttccaactctttgattctatgtcagaaaaattaactaggtatttttaattacaaaaacgtGGGTCGagaactgaaagggttaaatgaacgcaatgactcagcaaaagctgcagctctatataagcaggtgtgcctgaaGCTTAGTAGCTGTCGgtttgaggtaaacctcagtgggagaaagtctatgagaaggcctcacagtgtgaggtaggcc
Protein-coding sequences here:
- the LOC132762895 gene encoding gap junction beta-1 protein, which encodes MKWEGFYAIVIGVNRHATAIGRIWFSVVFIFRIMVLVVAAESVWGDEQSSFTCNTQQPGCKNVCYDYYFPISHIRLWALQLILVTTPALLVAMHVAYQQHQEKKFLVMTGHADPKHLEEVKKHKMRISGSLWWTYVCSVIFRIIFEATFMYIFYMVYPGYQMIRLVKCDVYPCPNTVDCFISRPTEKTIFTVFMLATSGICIVLNVAEVVYLLIRACARRAQKPHNPSSGKGSFLGHKLSSEYKQNEINQLLTEQDGSLKDILRRNSGLQEKGDRCSAC
- the LOC132762896 gene encoding gap junction alpha-3 protein-like, giving the protein MGEWHLLGRLLESAQEHSTEVGKVWLTVLFIFRILVLGAAAEKVWGDEQSNFSCDTKQPGCQSVCYDQTFPISHVRFWVLQIIFVSTPSLVYLGHVLHLVRKEERERGRSAAGNPLRDPCGRIRLQGAVLQTYLCNVVFKALLEVGFILGQYFLYGFGLQPLYTCSRWPCPNAVNCYISRPTEKTIFILFMLAAACLSLLLNVVEVCHVLRAKCRRAGQRSQAEPEVLAEAEEEAPAHLPGGKDTVAGIGSPNWDRHQKRGNKYSKSSAKWRPSDLAV